ATAATAGCTAATTTTCCGCCATTWGGCATACGTTTAGCTAAATCTKCACCGCATAMAWATCCTGCTTGAWAATTATCTGATAYAACYAYAGCATCAACTAAMTCAKTATCATAAACWTCAGCATCAAAATTTACAAYWGGTATTCCAGCTGCTTTWRSAGCATCTAARGCAGGTTTTACACCTTKCCAATCWACWGGATTTAAAAATAAAAGCTCTATACCTTGTGCTATCATATCTTCAACTTGTGAAATTTGTTTTGCCTGGTCTAATTGTGGATCTAATACTATTAAAGTATCTCCATTTTTTGCTAATTCTGACTTTATAGATTCAGATATTGTTAAGAAAAATGGATTATTCATTGTCATAGCTGTATAACCAAATTTTCTTCCAGTATTCTCTTTAGTACCTCTATTACATGATACAAAAACTGATAACATGATAGATAAAGTTAAAAAAATGACTATTAGCTTTTTCATTTTTTGCTCCTTAAAATTAAACTATATTAAATAACAATTAATTAATATAAKTATTTAATCAAATATATTAATTAATTTAATTAATTAATATATTATTAGTATATTCAAAAAAACTTAATAGTCAATTTTTTTTAAATATTTAAAAAATTTATTTTAAAAGTAGGCCTTCTCTAAGAATTGCTTCTATAGCTACGATACTTGCTCCTATTAAAACCTCATCATCAGCAAAATTTCCTAATCTTATATCCAAATTATTATATAAATCTGGTATAATTTTATTTCTGACATTAGATTTCAATATATTAAGAAAATCATTTCCAAAATTAACCATTTCATCGCCTATGATTATTACATCAGGATTTACCATATTAACTAAATTAACTATACCTATACTTAAATACTCTATATTTTTATTTACTTCTGTTACTGTTAAATCATCTTTATTTTTGTATGCTTCTACTATATCA
This is a stretch of genomic DNA from Brachyspira sp. SAP_772. It encodes these proteins:
- a CDS encoding substrate-binding domain-containing protein, producing the protein MKKLIVIFLTLSIMLSVFVSCNRGTKENTGRKFGYTAMTMNNPFFLTISESIKSELAKNGDTLIVLDPQLDQAKQISQVEDMIAQGIELLFLNPVDWXGVKPALDAXKAAGIPXVNFDAXVYDXXLVDAXVXSDNXQAGXXCGXDLAKRMPNGGKLAIIEXAVXKXVLDRINGFYAGLGAVSNKFELVSRQDGVGQLEISLPIAENILQANPDVQVFFG
- a CDS encoding ROK family protein — translated: DIVEAYKNKDDLTVTEVNKNIEYLSIGIVNLVNMVNPDVIIIGDEMVNFGNDFLNILKSNVRNKIIPDLYNNLDIRLGNFADDEVLIGASIVAIEAILREGLLLK